One genomic window of Polyangium aurulentum includes the following:
- a CDS encoding putative quinol monooxygenase yields MRTTQVQVLGRVVALPNKVEQLGVVLRGLVEPSRAHAGCLRYELTQNLADPTEFVFVEVWESEALLDAHLGTKLLADAIAALDGLVAGPPDIRRFRQLA; encoded by the coding sequence ATGCGTACAACGCAGGTTCAAGTGCTCGGTCGGGTCGTCGCGCTTCCGAACAAGGTGGAGCAGCTCGGCGTGGTCCTTCGGGGCCTGGTCGAGCCGTCTCGCGCACACGCGGGGTGCCTTCGTTACGAGCTCACGCAAAATCTGGCGGATCCGACCGAGTTCGTGTTCGTCGAGGTGTGGGAAAGCGAAGCGTTGCTCGACGCTCATCTGGGCACCAAGCTGCTCGCGGACGCCATTGCAGCGCTGGACGGGCTGGTCGCTGGTCCTCCCGACATCCGTCGATTCCGTCAGCTCGCGTAG